One bacterium DNA window includes the following coding sequences:
- a CDS encoding glycoside hydrolase family 55 protein, giving the protein MKRIFFTTACLFIFCTTSWASDTVYNVLDYGAIGDGRADNTMAFQAALDAAGKTGMTVYVPPRQYRFDGVLTIPDGVTLRGTWEGPHLPDIQKGSALFIYAGRDHEDSPPFLTLNPNSVVKGLTLYYPEQKIGDIHPYPWTIQRRGFRCSMIDLAIANTYNGIDCGTYPAGGQHLRNIDMSALRRGVYIDRSYDIGRIENVHIHPVSWVYGDDKGRDRELWEYLLKNLEGFIIGKCDWEYMTNCFVIFTRVGFRFIEMELKPGQERGIAEQGNILITQSGADLCFQGVRVEKVQEHAGIAFENCQFMSGIEIENGNTGPVKLTNCGFWGVSRTGSVIVNNGQGTVILNACHFSAWDDERFRPGFVWNPSIPFIKMTDGSLLMSSCLFKDFGNTPEAHIYLGEKVRSASIIGNSVEHGKLGIKNMSRGDVQTFGNVSER; this is encoded by the coding sequence TACAATGTCCTCGATTATGGCGCAATCGGGGACGGACGCGCCGACAATACGATGGCATTTCAGGCTGCTCTCGATGCGGCCGGAAAAACGGGGATGACTGTATATGTACCTCCAAGACAGTATCGCTTCGACGGTGTCCTGACCATACCGGACGGTGTGACACTCAGAGGCACATGGGAAGGCCCCCATCTGCCGGATATACAAAAAGGGAGCGCGCTGTTCATATATGCCGGAAGAGACCATGAAGATTCGCCACCGTTTTTGACCCTCAATCCGAACAGTGTGGTCAAAGGCCTCACCCTCTATTATCCCGAGCAGAAAATCGGCGACATACATCCTTATCCGTGGACAATACAACGCAGAGGATTCCGCTGCTCCATGATCGATCTTGCAATCGCCAACACATACAACGGTATCGACTGCGGCACTTATCCCGCCGGTGGTCAGCACCTGCGAAACATCGACATGTCGGCTCTCAGGAGAGGAGTGTATATCGACAGATCGTACGATATCGGCAGGATCGAAAATGTCCACATCCACCCGGTCAGCTGGGTCTACGGCGATGACAAAGGCCGGGATCGTGAACTGTGGGAGTACCTGCTCAAAAATCTCGAAGGATTCATTATCGGAAAATGCGACTGGGAGTACATGACCAACTGTTTTGTCATCTTCACTCGTGTGGGATTCCGGTTCATCGAAATGGAGCTGAAACCAGGGCAGGAGCGCGGTATTGCAGAACAGGGTAACATTCTCATCACCCAGAGCGGCGCGGACCTCTGTTTTCAGGGAGTCAGAGTCGAAAAAGTACAGGAACATGCCGGTATTGCTTTTGAAAACTGTCAATTCATGTCGGGGATTGAAATCGAGAACGGCAACACCGGACCGGTGAAACTGACGAACTGCGGATTCTGGGGTGTGTCACGGACAGGGTCGGTGATTGTCAATAATGGCCAGGGCACGGTCATACTCAATGCCTGCCACTTCTCAGCGTGGGACGATGAACGGTTCAGACCGGGATTCGTCTGGAATCCCTCGATCCCGTTCATAAAAATGACCGATGGTTCCCTGCTCATGTCATCGTGTCTGTTCAAGGATTTCGGCAATACGCCGGAGGCGCATATTTATCTCGGCGAAAAGGTCCGGTCGGCTTCGATAATCGGAAACAGTGTCGAACATGGGAAACTCGGCATAAAAAACATGTCACGGGGTGATGTTCAGACGTTCGGAAATGTCAGTGAACGATAA